GAGGTCGGGTTTCGCGGAGTTGACGGCCAGTGCACCTTGAACGGCCTCGAAGCCCATGTCCGCGTCGAACCGGGCGAGCCGTTCGGTGACCTTCCCACCGGCCTGACCGACTCCGATCAGGGCTACCTTCATAGCACCCGTATCGAAGGGATCCGTGTTGAACGTTCCGGTGAATGTACAGATTCGTTACTAAACGTCTCGGCGGCGACTCGAGGCCGTACTCCGGCTGCAGTCACCGGACCGCCGGTTACGGAGAGTCCGGTCGGCGCGAGCCCTTCTCACCGGGACGGAAAGTTCTAACTCGATCTATTGTGAACGTGACCCTATGACGCTTCAAGTCGGCGTTCTCGGCTACCGATTCATGGGCAAGGCACACGCAAACGCGATGGCGCGACTGCCGATGTTCTTCCCGGACGCGCCCGATATCGAGCGTAGCGTGCTCGTTGGCCGCGACGAGGAGGCGCTGAACGAGGCCGCCGACCGGCTCGGCTTCGACTCGATTTCGACCGACTGGGAGAACGTCGTCGACGATGTCGACGTCTTCTACAACCTCGGTCCGAACCACGTCCACGCCGAACCCTCGATCGCCGCTCTCGAGGCCGGCACCCCCGTCTTCTGCGAGAAACCGCTCGCGCCGACGCTCGAGGACGCCGAGCGGATGGCCGAGACCGCTCGCGACGCCGGCGACGACGTGCCCGCCGGCTGTGCCTTCAACTACCGGTTCGTCCCCGCGATCCAGTACGCCAAGGGGCTGCTCGAGGCCGGCGAACTGGGCGAGATCCGCCACGTCCGCGGCCGCTACCTGCAGGACTGGCTGGTCGACCCCGAGGCGCCGTGGTCGTGGCGCAACGACGAGGAGATGGCCGGCTCCGGGGCGCTGGGCGACCTCGGCGCGCACACGGTCGACCTGCTCCGGTTCCTCGTCGGGGACGACGACCTCGCGGGCGACATCGAGCGTCTCAGCGGCCACCTGCAGACGTTCGTCGACGAGCGGCCCGCCGAAGGCGGCGACGAGACGCGGCCCGTCACCGTCGACGACGCCTACTCTGCCCAACTCGAGTTCGAGAACGGCGCGATGGGGACGCTGGAGGCCACGCGGAACGCGACCGGCCACAAGAACGACCACACGATCGAAATCCACGGCTCGAAGGGCAGCCTGAAGTTCTCGCTCGAGCGGCTGAACGAACTCGAACTGCTCCGGGAGGGCGACCGCGGCTACGAGACGATTCTCGTGACCGACGAGGACGACCCCTACGTCGACCACTGGTGGCCGCCGGGCCACGTCATCGGCTGGGAGCACACCTTCGTCCACGAGAATTACGAGTTCCTCTCCGCAGTGGACGAGGGCGGCGAGTTCCACCCGAGCTTCGAGGACGGGCTGGCGGCCCAGCGCGTGCTCGCGGCTATCGAGGACAGCGACGAGCGCGGCGAGTGGGTCAGCCTCGAGTAAGCAAGCCCGCCGTCAAGCGTGATTTCCCGTCCGGATCGAAATCAACAGGTCGCTAGAACGGTGACGTCCGCTGCTGTTCCTCTGCTTTCCCGTCTCCGCCGGCGTCCGGATCCGGAATCTCACCCGTTTCGCGAAACTCCGCCTCGAGGCGCTCGAGCGACTCGTTGAGCGGGTCGGCCTGGTGGTGGGAAGGGTGGACGCGCACGCGCACGAGGTCGTACTCGTGGCGGTCCCCCAGGCCGTTCCACGCGCGGAACGAGCCCGTGACCAGCGCCTCGGCCTGCGGGCAGAACTCCGTCGTCGGCGTGAACTCGGCCCGGAGCACGCTCGAATCGTCGGCGTCGACCGCGTACCGGAAGCCCGCCTCGGTGTGGCGCACGTCGAGGTTGAGCTTCGCGAGGTTGTAGCCGAAGGTGGCGTCGTAGACGCCCCGCTCCTCGAACAGTTCGCGGGTCAGTTCGTGGAACGCGACGTGCTCGTCGTCGGTGAGGACGTCGTGGGCCTCGAGGAACGGGCCCGGATCGGGGAGGTGCTCGGGGACGAACTCCGAGAAGTCGTCGAAGCCGTCGTCGTCGGGTCGGGCGCTCGAGAACGGGTTCATGAACGAAGGTAGCGTGCGCTCCGTCCAGTAGCTCGTCCCGAACATGTCTGGTGGGGAGCGATGCGTACTCGACGGGATCGATCGTCGTCACCGCGACCGGCGGACTCGAGATTCGACTACCGATTTCGGTTCCGGCTCCGGTTCGGACTCGCAACGCGCGTCTCGCGGGTCACGGCGTCGACGTGCACGTGGACGCGCTCGTCGTCAGTGTCGAACGGCACGATCCAGGAGGCGCTGGTCCGGTGGGGGTCCTCGGCGACGGTCGCGTCGCCGTCGTAGCCGTCGGCCTCGAGCGCGTCGCGGGCGAGCCGCTCGGCCTCGTCGGGGTCCTCGATCCGCAGCTCCTGGTTCAGTCGGACGGTCACGACCGGAACGTCGGCCATGCGGACGATCCGCTCGGTGACGCTGCCCATCAGCACGCGGTCGAGGCCGGTCCGCCCCTGCGTCCCCATGACGATCGCGTCGATGTCGTGCTCGTCGACGTAATCGAGGATCTCCTCGTGGGGAACGCCCTGTTCGACCGCCGTCACGACGTCGACCCCGGCCGCGTTGGCCTCGAGTTCGACGCGCTCGACGGCCCGGTGTGCCGCGGGCGTCGCCTCGTTAGCCTCGAACGTACCCAGCGGCCCCTCCGGGACGACCGAGAGGCCGTGGACGGTCGCGTCGAAGCGGTCCGCGATCGCCAGT
The DNA window shown above is from Halopiger xanaduensis SH-6 and carries:
- a CDS encoding Gfo/Idh/MocA family protein — protein: MTLQVGVLGYRFMGKAHANAMARLPMFFPDAPDIERSVLVGRDEEALNEAADRLGFDSISTDWENVVDDVDVFYNLGPNHVHAEPSIAALEAGTPVFCEKPLAPTLEDAERMAETARDAGDDVPAGCAFNYRFVPAIQYAKGLLEAGELGEIRHVRGRYLQDWLVDPEAPWSWRNDEEMAGSGALGDLGAHTVDLLRFLVGDDDLAGDIERLSGHLQTFVDERPAEGGDETRPVTVDDAYSAQLEFENGAMGTLEATRNATGHKNDHTIEIHGSKGSLKFSLERLNELELLREGDRGYETILVTDEDDPYVDHWWPPGHVIGWEHTFVHENYEFLSAVDEGGEFHPSFEDGLAAQRVLAAIEDSDERGEWVSLE
- a CDS encoding universal stress protein; the protein is MYQHVLIPTDGSDGTRRSIEHGLAIADRFDATVHGLSVVPEGPLGTFEANEATPAAHRAVERVELEANAAGVDVVTAVEQGVPHEEILDYVDEHDIDAIVMGTQGRTGLDRVLMGSVTERIVRMADVPVVTVRLNQELRIEDPDEAERLARDALEADGYDGDATVAEDPHRTSASWIVPFDTDDERVHVHVDAVTRETRVASPNRSRNRNR